One sulfur-oxidizing endosymbiont of Gigantopelta aegis genomic region harbors:
- the hisF gene encoding imidazole glycerol phosphate synthase subunit HisF has translation MALAKRIIPCLDVDKGRVVKGVQFVDIRDAGDPVEVARRYNMEGADEITFLDITATHEGRDTIVHVVEQVAGEIFIPLTVGGGIRSVEDVRLMLNAGADKVAINSAAVANPDFVREAAEKFGNQCIVVAIDAKQVETDTDQPRWEIFTHGGRKATGIDAIEWSKKMVSYGAGELLVTSMDNDGVKNGFDLALTRTISDSVAVPVIASGGVGNLDHLAEGVLEGHADAVLAASIFHFAEYSIGEAKRHMAEKGIEVRL, from the coding sequence ATGGCACTAGCAAAACGCATTATTCCCTGTCTCGACGTAGACAAAGGCCGGGTGGTCAAGGGCGTACAATTTGTTGATATTCGCGATGCAGGTGATCCCGTAGAAGTGGCACGACGCTACAACATGGAAGGTGCAGATGAAATCACCTTCTTAGATATTACCGCCACCCACGAAGGCCGTGACACAATCGTTCATGTGGTAGAACAAGTTGCCGGTGAAATATTCATTCCGCTTACCGTTGGCGGCGGTATCCGCAGCGTAGAAGATGTGCGCTTGATGCTCAATGCCGGTGCTGATAAAGTAGCAATTAACTCCGCTGCTGTGGCGAACCCGGATTTTGTCCGTGAAGCAGCAGAAAAATTCGGCAATCAATGCATAGTCGTTGCCATTGATGCCAAACAAGTCGAAACTGATACCGACCAACCCCGCTGGGAAATTTTCACCCATGGTGGCCGCAAAGCCACTGGCATCGATGCCATTGAGTGGTCAAAAAAGATGGTTTCCTATGGCGCAGGCGAATTGCTGGTCACCAGTATGGACAATGATGGCGTGAAAAATGGCTTTGACCTAGCCCTCACCCGTACCATCAGTGATTCGGTAGCAGTACCCGTTATTGCCTCTGGCGGTGTGGGTAATTTGGATCACTTAGCCGAAGGCGTACTGGAAGGCCATGCCGATGCCGTATTAGCCGCCAGTATTTTCCACTTTGCCGAATACAGTATCGGTGAAGCCAAGCGTCACATGGCAGAAAAAGGCATCGAGGTACGGCTGTGA
- a CDS encoding phosphoribosyl-ATP diphosphatase, giving the protein MANDILEQLAQTLEARKQADPESSYVAKLHHKGLDSILKKVGEEATETIIASKGGKTDEIIYETADLWFHSMVMLSHHGLGPDDVLNELARRFGLSGIEEKANRKK; this is encoded by the coding sequence GTGGCAAATGATATTTTAGAACAACTTGCACAAACCTTAGAAGCACGTAAACAAGCCGATCCAGAATCTTCCTATGTAGCAAAACTACACCATAAAGGTCTGGATAGCATTCTTAAAAAGGTCGGTGAAGAGGCCACTGAAACCATTATTGCGTCAAAAGGCGGCAAAACTGATGAGATCATCTACGAAACCGCTGATTTATGGTTTCATAGCATGGTAATGCTATCCCATCATGGTCTTGGCCCTGACGATGTGCTCAATGAACTCGCACGGCGCTTTGGCCTGTCCGGCATTGAAGAAAAAGCCAACCGTAAGAAGTAG
- the tatC gene encoding twin-arginine translocase subunit TatC, whose translation MSEQQHDTDSTMETEQPFMAHLIELRDRILRIVVVVIAFFLVLFFFANDLYQLVAEPLMKQLPEGSTMIATGVAAPFLTPFKLSLVASIFIAIPYVFYQFWSFVAPGLYQHEKRLALPLIASSVILFYGGIVFSFYVVFPLMFAFFTATTPDGVTMMTDISQYLDFILKMFFAFGLAFEVPIVTIVLTLTGVTDADKLAAKRPYVIVGSFVIGMLLTPPDIISQTLLAIPVWLLFELGIVFSRIIGNRRKKQEAADNNDNDDNPTPSSPVTAATEAESEDSQASSDSAPSTESAPSTVDEPHNEFAEVDGDDRYEPMSDTEMEAELDAIEKEENKEQEDKKS comes from the coding sequence ATGAGCGAACAGCAACACGATACCGATTCAACCATGGAAACAGAACAACCTTTCATGGCGCATTTGATAGAGCTCCGCGATCGCATATTACGCATTGTCGTCGTCGTGATTGCATTTTTTCTAGTGCTATTCTTTTTTGCTAATGATTTATACCAATTAGTTGCCGAACCCCTAATGAAGCAGTTGCCCGAAGGCAGCACCATGATTGCCACCGGCGTTGCAGCGCCCTTTTTAACACCTTTTAAATTAAGTCTGGTGGCTTCAATCTTTATTGCCATTCCCTACGTTTTTTATCAATTCTGGTCTTTTGTTGCACCCGGTCTCTATCAGCATGAGAAACGCCTAGCTTTACCGCTGATCGCTTCCAGTGTTATCTTATTTTATGGCGGCATTGTTTTCTCATTTTATGTTGTCTTCCCCCTGATGTTTGCTTTCTTTACCGCCACTACACCTGATGGCGTCACAATGATGACGGATATTAGCCAATATCTGGATTTCATTTTAAAAATGTTTTTTGCCTTTGGTCTAGCCTTTGAAGTCCCCATTGTCACCATCGTTCTCACCCTGACCGGTGTCACCGATGCCGATAAACTAGCAGCAAAACGCCCTTACGTCATCGTTGGCTCGTTCGTGATTGGCATGTTGCTCACCCCTCCTGACATCATTTCACAAACGCTACTGGCAATCCCTGTCTGGTTATTATTTGAATTAGGTATTGTTTTCTCACGCATCATTGGCAATCGCAGAAAAAAACAAGAAGCAGCTGATAACAATGATAATGATGACAATCCAACGCCAAGCTCACCTGTCACGGCAGCTACAGAAGCTGAGTCCGAAGATAGCCAAGCTTCGAGTGATTCAGCACCATCAACAGAAAGCGCTCCAAGCACTGTAGATGAGCCGCATAACGAATTTGCTGAGGTAGATGGTGATGACCGTTATGAGCCTATGAGCGATACTGAAATGGAAGCGGAGTTAGATGCTATTGAAAAAGAAGAAAACAAGGAACAGGAAGACAAGAAGTCCTAA
- the hisA gene encoding 1-(5-phosphoribosyl)-5-[(5-phosphoribosylamino)methylideneamino]imidazole-4-carboxamide isomerase: MILIPAIDLKDGQCVRLRQGRMEDDTVFSDHPVEMAGRWYDAGARRLHLVDLNGAFEGKPVNGEIIQEITRTYPDLPVEIGGGIRTVETVEAYLNAGVAYVIIGTKAVEEPEFVTQLCKEFPGNVIVGLDAVDGKVAIKGWAEVSDVDLFELSKRFENDGVDAIIYTDIKRDGMMQGANVEHTAELAQAINIPVIASGGIHDLGDVEAICKVAHHGISGAITGRAIYEGTLDFAEGQKLADTLLLK, translated from the coding sequence ATGATATTAATACCTGCTATCGACTTAAAAGATGGACAATGTGTACGCCTGCGTCAGGGACGCATGGAGGATGACACTGTTTTTTCTGATCACCCTGTGGAAATGGCTGGCCGCTGGTACGATGCGGGCGCACGCAGACTGCACTTAGTTGATTTGAATGGTGCCTTTGAAGGCAAGCCAGTCAATGGTGAAATCATTCAGGAAATCACTCGGACTTACCCCGATCTCCCGGTTGAAATTGGCGGTGGTATTCGCACAGTGGAAACTGTTGAAGCCTATTTGAATGCCGGCGTTGCCTACGTGATAATCGGCACTAAGGCCGTTGAAGAGCCTGAATTTGTCACTCAGTTATGTAAAGAATTTCCCGGCAATGTCATTGTTGGCCTAGATGCTGTCGATGGCAAAGTGGCCATCAAAGGCTGGGCGGAAGTATCTGATGTCGACTTGTTTGAGCTCTCCAAACGCTTTGAAAACGATGGCGTTGACGCCATCATTTACACCGACATTAAACGTGACGGCATGATGCAAGGCGCCAATGTCGAACATACGGCGGAACTAGCTCAGGCCATCAACATTCCTGTTATTGCCTCCGGTGGTATCCATGACTTAGGCGATGTCGAAGCCATTTGTAAAGTGGCTCATCATGGCATCTCCGGTGCTATCACTGGCCGCGCTATTTATGAAGGCACCTTAGACTTTGCCGAAGGGCAAAAATTAGCAGATACCTTGCTGTTAAAATAA
- a CDS encoding undecaprenyl-phosphate glucose phosphotransferase — protein sequence MTLWFFLMPTLLIIWRVIACRLRSQYFKDDNNLQSVAILGANDISNEIADEIINNRSLGYRFVGFYDDRDETDERTPNDLLGPIIGSFDDAVTAASKGEIGVLYISLPLAAEVRIGLLLEELSDSAVAVHIIPNFFIYNILHARWHTIGSHQALSIYDTPFYGAGSLLKKVEDMFIGSLILLLISLPMLVIALAIKMTSRGPVLFKQKRYGINGRELTVYKFRSMTVCDDGDVIKQAEKNDARITPLGAFLRRTSLDELPQFFNVLNGSMSIVGPRPHAIAHNEEYRKKIGGYMLRHMVKPGITGWAQINGLRGETRFIEQMEKRIDYDLYYIRNWSLVWDIKIIWLTIFKGFVNKNAY from the coding sequence ATCACTTTATGGTTTTTCTTGATGCCTACGCTACTCATTATCTGGCGAGTCATTGCTTGTCGCTTGCGTAGTCAATATTTTAAGGATGACAATAATTTACAAAGTGTTGCTATTCTTGGTGCCAATGACATTAGTAATGAAATTGCCGATGAAATTATTAATAATCGCTCTTTGGGCTATCGCTTTGTGGGTTTTTATGACGATCGCGATGAAACCGATGAACGAACACCCAATGACTTATTAGGCCCGATTATCGGCTCATTTGATGATGCGGTAACTGCGGCCAGTAAAGGTGAGATTGGTGTATTGTACATTTCTTTGCCCCTCGCGGCAGAGGTGCGTATTGGCTTATTACTTGAAGAATTAAGTGATAGTGCGGTGGCGGTACATATTATCCCGAATTTCTTTATTTACAATATTCTTCATGCCCGCTGGCATACGATTGGCTCGCATCAGGCGTTGAGCATTTATGATACGCCTTTTTATGGTGCGGGAAGTTTGCTGAAAAAAGTTGAAGATATGTTTATTGGCTCACTTATTTTGCTCCTTATTAGCTTACCCATGTTGGTGATTGCCTTAGCGATTAAAATGACATCAAGAGGCCCGGTATTGTTCAAGCAAAAGCGTTATGGCATTAATGGTCGGGAGCTGACGGTCTATAAGTTTCGCAGTATGACGGTGTGTGATGACGGCGATGTCATTAAGCAGGCAGAAAAAAATGATGCTCGAATCACGCCTTTGGGTGCTTTTTTGCGTCGTACCTCGTTGGATGAATTGCCACAATTTTTTAATGTGCTCAATGGCAGTATGTCAATTGTTGGCCCCCGCCCTCATGCCATTGCTCATAACGAGGAATACCGTAAGAAAATTGGTGGTTATATGTTGCGCCACATGGTCAAGCCGGGAATCACTGGCTGGGCACAGATTAATGGCCTGCGTGGTGAAACACGTTTTATTGAGCAAATGGAAAAACGCATTGACTATGATCTGTATTATATTCGTAATTGGTCACTGGTCTGGGACATTAAAATCATCTGGCTAACCATTTTTAAGGGCTTTGTTAATAAAAATGCCTATTGA
- a CDS encoding IS3 family transposase (programmed frameshift) encodes MNDQTKKPNKSYTSEFKESAVKLANETDQPVSQTARELGVNVNTLHTWLSKYSKPVKTVANRSDEHIYDEVKRLKKELAKVIQERDLLKGHSVLCKGNFVKYAWITDQAKDYPVTILCRFMDVSRSCYYDWVSSPKTDREKENEALTEQLKKLFEDSRKTYGTRRLKRKLAEKGVHISRRRIGRLMKKAGLFCKTKRRFKATTNSKHNKRISPNLLEREFTVSQPDRYYVGDITYIATKEGWLYLAVVIDLFSRQIVGWSMDERMKAKLVNDALLMAIWKRKPMDGLLWHTDRGSQYASDSHRKILSDHNIIQSMSRKGNCWDNAVSESFFHSLKTELTHHCRFKTRVEAKQAIFEYIEVFYNRERLHSANDYLSPVDYEIQQEIA; translated from the exons ATGAATGATCAAACAAAAAAACCGAATAAAAGCTATACATCAGAATTTAAAGAATCAGCTGTCAAATTAGCTAATGAGACGGATCAACCCGTTTCTCAGACTGCCAGGGAGCTAGGTGTTAATGTAAATACTCTACATACCTGGCTCAGTAAATATTCCAAACCGGTGAAGACGGTAGCCAATAGAAGTGATGAACACATTTATGATGAAGTAAAACGTCTGAAAAAAGAATTGGCAAAAGTGATTCAGGAGCGTGATTTATTAAAAGGCCACAGCGTACTTTGCAAGGGAAACTTTGTGAAGTACGCATGGATAACTGATCAGGCTAAAGATTACCCGGTAACGATTCTGTGCCGTTTTATGGATGTTTCCCGTAGTTGCTATTATGATTGGGTTAGCTCTCCTAAAACGGATAGAGAGAAAGAAAATGAAGCGCTTACTGAGCAGCTAA AAAAACTGTTTGAAGACAGTCGCAAGACTTATGGAACCCGTCGTCTTAAAAGAAAACTGGCTGAAAAAGGCGTTCATATAAGCCGCCGGAGAATTGGTCGATTAATGAAAAAAGCCGGTTTGTTTTGTAAAACGAAGAGACGCTTTAAAGCGACGACTAATTCCAAGCATAATAAGCGTATATCTCCAAATTTACTGGAAAGAGAGTTTACTGTCTCTCAACCTGATCGCTACTATGTGGGTGATATTACCTATATTGCCACCAAGGAAGGCTGGTTATATTTAGCGGTTGTCATTGACTTATTCTCTAGGCAAATTGTTGGCTGGTCGATGGATGAGCGAATGAAAGCCAAGCTAGTCAATGATGCTTTACTGATGGCCATATGGAAGCGTAAACCAATGGATGGATTGCTTTGGCATACTGACCGAGGTAGCCAATATGCCTCTGATAGTCATAGAAAAATATTGTCGGATCATAACATAATTCAGTCTATGAGCCGCAAAGGAAATTGCTGGGACAATGCTGTATCAGAGAGCTTCTTTCATAGTTTGAAAACTGAATTGACGCACCATTGTCGATTCAAAACCAGAGTAGAAGCAAAGCAGGCAATATTTGAATATATTGAGGTATTTTATAATCGGGAGCGACTTCATTCGGCTAATGATTATTTGTCACCAGTCGATTATGAAATACAGCAGGAAATAGCTTAA
- a CDS encoding outer membrane beta-barrel protein: MNQAVQSGKSMTLLVKRVQPNLISLAILASLVTSATVWAGEKTLDYPLGFGLSASPAMGISTKYDDNIFLQDKVGVKSSWITELAPSITLGAQKGLDYYTAKYTLKAGRYHSSRNDDYVDHLLQLDTHNEFNYRNKLDLSFDFLKLHEKRGSGISDGPFGVSKTPYQYKDAITNATYTYGGDESQGQIKVNASHFYRKYINYRNRTRGFDRSEDLIGPTFYYRVMPKTSLLFEATYKDIDYKNDISGISTLDGDETTFQVGVTWETTAKTTGTAQIGRTYKDFDSSQRKDNDFTSWRMGVEWSPLTYSVFTLVSASEAKETNGTGNFIRDKSVGLSWQHAWSDKLDSNVGISFLNEDYIDSIRDDDLENYQAGVNYQFRRALGFGIKYTYKTRDSNIRTLDYTDNIIMFTAKIGM; this comes from the coding sequence ATGAACCAAGCCGTGCAAAGTGGTAAAAGCATGACTCTTTTAGTTAAACGAGTGCAACCAAATTTAATCAGCCTAGCGATATTAGCTAGCCTAGTCACATCGGCGACCGTATGGGCAGGGGAAAAAACCTTAGACTACCCCCTTGGCTTTGGTCTCAGTGCATCCCCTGCGATGGGAATCTCCACCAAATATGATGACAATATCTTCTTGCAAGACAAAGTTGGCGTTAAAAGCTCCTGGATCACCGAGTTAGCACCATCAATTACCCTAGGCGCACAAAAGGGGCTTGATTACTACACAGCCAAATACACCCTCAAAGCAGGGCGCTATCATAGCAGTAGAAATGACGACTACGTTGATCATCTGTTACAACTTGATACCCATAATGAATTTAACTACCGCAACAAACTGGATTTGTCTTTTGACTTTCTAAAACTCCATGAAAAACGCGGTAGTGGTATTTCTGATGGTCCTTTTGGCGTTAGCAAAACACCCTACCAATACAAAGACGCCATTACCAATGCAACCTATACCTACGGTGGTGATGAGTCTCAAGGTCAAATCAAAGTTAATGCCTCACATTTTTATAGAAAATACATCAACTATCGCAACAGAACCCGTGGCTTTGATCGAAGCGAAGACCTTATCGGTCCAACCTTCTATTATCGCGTTATGCCCAAAACCTCATTATTATTTGAAGCCACCTACAAAGACATTGACTACAAAAATGACATAAGCGGCATTTCAACCCTAGATGGTGATGAAACCACCTTTCAAGTTGGTGTCACCTGGGAAACTACAGCAAAAACCACGGGCACAGCACAAATTGGTCGTACCTACAAAGACTTTGATTCCTCACAGCGCAAAGATAACGATTTTACCAGTTGGCGAATGGGTGTTGAATGGTCCCCCCTAACGTATTCAGTCTTTACCTTGGTCAGCGCCAGCGAAGCTAAGGAAACCAATGGCACGGGTAACTTTATTCGTGATAAGTCTGTGGGACTTTCCTGGCAACATGCCTGGTCAGACAAACTGGACAGTAACGTAGGCATCAGTTTTCTGAATGAAGACTATATCGATTCAATCCGTGACGACGATTTGGAAAACTACCAAGCCGGTGTCAATTACCAATTTCGTCGCGCACTCGGCTTTGGTATTAAGTACACCTATAAAACTAGAGATTCCAATATTCGCACTTTGGACTATACTGACAATATTATAATGTTTACCGCAAAAATTGGCATGTAA
- the tatB gene encoding Sec-independent protein translocase protein TatB — translation MFDIGFWELSLIGIVALLVIGPERLPSVARTVGKYVGRANRFVSNVKDDISKELKDEDLKKILADQQKLADEYKKAASDMNSAISSETDSMRGSVSMDDILEIEENDNKSSSSNSGTNSNTIGKPENPLTNDTSDSTPQESTSKESTPSTKVQANTEKS, via the coding sequence ATGTTCGATATAGGATTTTGGGAACTTTCCCTTATTGGTATCGTGGCTTTATTAGTCATTGGCCCAGAACGCTTACCCAGCGTAGCACGTACCGTCGGTAAGTATGTCGGTCGTGCTAATCGCTTCGTCAGTAATGTCAAAGATGACATCAGCAAAGAACTCAAAGATGAAGATCTCAAGAAAATTTTAGCTGACCAGCAAAAATTAGCGGATGAATACAAAAAAGCCGCTAGCGATATGAACTCTGCTATTTCATCTGAGACCGACTCCATGCGCGGTAGCGTTTCTATGGATGACATTCTGGAAATTGAAGAAAATGACAATAAGTCGTCTTCAAGTAATAGCGGCACCAATAGCAACACCATAGGCAAGCCCGAAAATCCCCTTACAAACGATACATCTGACAGTACCCCCCAAGAAAGTACAAGTAAAGAAAGTACTCCCAGCACTAAAGTACAGGCGAACACTGAAAAATCATGA
- a CDS encoding polysaccharide biosynthesis/export family protein — translation MKTLNSFSALHRSSFFAPRLFSRGAEKLVVLLFALSVILLTSPALFASETSYRLSSGDRIKIIVYGEEDLTLETTLGDSGIINYPFLGEINVEGMTVKILEKKIFKHLKGDYLLDPNVNVSIESYRPFFVNGQVKKPGGYPYQPGLTLRRAISLAGGYTERASKSNTFVIHQNQPEQRIKAKQYTKIKPGDTITVEESFF, via the coding sequence ATGAAAACGCTTAATTCTTTTTCAGCACTACACCGTTCTTCGTTTTTCGCTCCCCGTTTATTCAGCAGGGGAGCTGAAAAACTTGTTGTTTTACTCTTCGCCCTTAGCGTCATACTACTAACAAGTCCTGCCCTTTTCGCATCAGAAACAAGTTATCGCCTTAGCAGTGGTGATCGAATCAAAATCATTGTTTATGGTGAAGAAGATCTCACCCTAGAAACGACATTAGGTGATTCCGGCATTATCAACTATCCTTTTTTGGGCGAAATCAACGTAGAAGGCATGACCGTAAAAATCCTGGAAAAGAAAATATTCAAGCACCTCAAAGGTGACTACTTACTCGATCCGAACGTCAATGTATCCATCGAGTCATACCGTCCTTTCTTCGTCAATGGTCAAGTGAAAAAACCCGGTGGCTATCCCTATCAACCGGGGCTAACATTAAGACGCGCGATCTCCCTCGCCGGAGGCTACACCGAACGCGCCTCAAAATCCAACACCTTCGTCATTCACCAAAACCAACCTGAACAACGCATCAAAGCCAAACAATATACCAAAATAAAACCCGGCGACACCATCACAGTAGAAGAAAGCTTCTTCTAA
- the hisH gene encoding imidazole glycerol phosphate synthase subunit HisH, with the protein MTTTIKVAVIDYGMGNLHSVAKALEHANSFATIQVTSDKKIIANADRVVLPGVGAMRDCMGEMERLDLIDTIKQAAANKPFLGICIGMQALLTHSTENNGVKCLDIIPGEVERFASDLHDPIISTEQILKIPHMGWNQVNQQIKHPLWKNIPQNQRFYFVHSYFAVPQTPEPIAGSTLYGHPVCVALAQENVFATQFHPEKSADSGLQLFANFIDWNGSYDVPPCD; encoded by the coding sequence ATGACAACTACCATTAAAGTGGCTGTAATTGACTATGGCATGGGGAATTTACACTCCGTTGCTAAGGCCTTGGAACACGCCAATTCATTTGCCACCATCCAAGTCACTTCAGATAAAAAAATCATTGCCAATGCCGACCGCGTGGTCTTGCCCGGTGTCGGTGCCATGCGCGACTGCATGGGTGAGATGGAACGTCTGGATCTCATTGACACCATCAAACAAGCTGCCGCCAACAAGCCATTTTTAGGCATTTGTATCGGCATGCAGGCTTTATTGACTCATAGCACTGAAAACAATGGCGTTAAATGTTTGGACATTATTCCCGGCGAAGTCGAACGCTTTGCCAGTGACTTGCATGACCCCATTATCAGCACTGAACAGATTTTAAAAATCCCTCACATGGGCTGGAATCAGGTCAATCAGCAGATAAAACACCCGCTATGGAAAAACATTCCACAAAATCAGCGTTTCTATTTTGTGCACAGTTATTTTGCCGTGCCGCAAACCCCTGAGCCCATTGCCGGTTCAACGCTTTATGGTCATCCCGTTTGCGTTGCCCTGGCTCAAGAAAATGTTTTTGCCACGCAATTTCATCCGGAAAAAAGCGCTGACTCCGGACTGCAATTATTTGCTAACTTTATCGACTGGAACGGTAGTTATGACGTACCGCCTTGTGATTAG
- the hisI gene encoding phosphoribosyl-AMP cyclohydrolase, which translates to MSQTADTQWLDALKWDKDGLIPAIAQDEKTGKVVMFAWMNRESLAMTIDMGRAVYWSRSRQKLWPKGEESGHVQKLKSLRVDCDKDVVLMSIEQIGGIACHTGRESCFYFELQADNDTMNWQAVEPVLKNPDEIYK; encoded by the coding sequence GTGAGCCAGACTGCCGACACCCAATGGCTAGACGCACTCAAGTGGGACAAAGACGGCCTGATTCCAGCCATTGCTCAGGATGAAAAAACCGGCAAAGTGGTCATGTTTGCCTGGATGAATCGTGAATCGCTAGCCATGACCATTGATATGGGTCGTGCCGTTTATTGGTCACGTTCACGCCAAAAACTCTGGCCTAAGGGTGAAGAGTCCGGCCACGTGCAAAAACTCAAATCCTTGCGCGTTGATTGCGACAAAGATGTGGTACTTATGAGTATCGAACAGATCGGCGGCATTGCCTGTCATACTGGCCGTGAAAGTTGCTTCTATTTTGAATTACAGGCAGACAATGACACAATGAACTGGCAAGCCGTCGAACCCGTACTTAAAAATCCGGATGAGATTTATAAATAA
- a CDS encoding histidine triad nucleotide-binding protein codes for MSDCLFCKIIAGDIPADIVYQDNEVLVFKDINPKADVHLLMIPKQHINSLEQLNASHHDLISNMMLKLPILAKNQGLNGGFRTIINTGKDGGQEVFHLHMHLLGGKNLAGF; via the coding sequence ATGAGCGACTGCCTTTTTTGTAAAATAATTGCGGGTGATATCCCAGCAGATATTGTTTATCAGGACAATGAAGTCTTGGTATTCAAAGACATTAATCCCAAGGCAGACGTACATTTGCTTATGATACCCAAACAGCATATTAACAGTTTAGAGCAATTAAATGCATCACATCATGATCTTATCAGCAATATGATGTTAAAATTACCCATACTTGCGAAGAATCAAGGATTAAACGGTGGCTTTCGTACTATTATAAACACTGGAAAAGACGGTGGGCAGGAAGTGTTTCACCTGCACATGCATTTATTGGGTGGTAAAAATCTAGCCGGTTTTTAA
- a CDS encoding Sec-independent protein translocase subunit TatA, with protein MGFGVTELLIILAIVLVLFGAKKLRNIGGDLGGAIKNFKTAMKDEENANEDKASTDTDTSSDKQTQLKTDAGATIEGTVVDSTFDSTVDSSVESKPKENV; from the coding sequence ATGGGGTTTGGTGTTACTGAATTATTAATTATTCTGGCCATTGTTCTGGTTTTATTTGGCGCAAAAAAACTACGCAACATTGGTGGTGACTTAGGTGGCGCTATCAAAAACTTCAAAACAGCAATGAAAGATGAAGAAAACGCCAATGAAGATAAGGCCAGCACTGACACTGACACCAGCAGCGACAAGCAAACTCAATTAAAAACTGACGCTGGCGCAACCATTGAGGGTACTGTTGTTGATAGCACATTTGATAGCACAGTTGATAGTAGCGTCGAAAGCAAACCCAAAGAGAATGTTTAA